A window of Periplaneta americana isolate PAMFEO1 chromosome 7, P.americana_PAMFEO1_priV1, whole genome shotgun sequence contains these coding sequences:
- the LOC138703041 gene encoding centrosome-associated protein 350-like produces the protein MGRCAWFDCCRRDVELGLSENGEPEGNDNEAFSHEWFDENFVLSDTQREAEQLRLQQLQIEQEIQELEQAQEQLPCFYFREIPDKPPPPYTPPDQTSRNCAASTVGVAHRENAENSHFIPSSAKELTSLTLEVTNYLHNVLACSGDLEQVEAPPEFYEDNAFTHLSDIRQCSRRIFKKLVFDLIRDIVKEVYSWESERPCAPWEWSAFSHKRRKSPPKSKEMLQEMVQKQVITFFGYTPKTYKERIEIRWSRKKRDYVDEILMKESRERESTWNNYDEDEVIVKNEITLGILDSLIGETVQIVSNIRKAKLKNVYDLINIF, from the exons GTGGAACTGGGGCTGTCTGAAAATGGAGAGCCAGAAGGCAATGATAATGAAGCGTTCTCACACGAATGGTTTGATGAGAATTTCGTGCTCAGTGATACTCAACGGGAAGCAGAACAGCTGCGGCTACAACAACTGCAAATTGAACAAGAG ATCCAAGAACTGGAACAAGCCCAAGAACAACTGCCATGCTTCTACTTTCGCGAGATTCCGGACAAACCACCTCCACCTTATACACCACCAGACCAGACCTCCAGAAACTGCGCAGCTTCCACTGTTGGAGTTGCACACAGAGAAAATGCAGAAAATTCTCACTTCATTCCTTCTTCAGCAAAAGAACTCACATCTTTAACACTGGAAGTCACTAATTACTTGCATAATGTGCTGGCATGCAGTGGAGACTTAGAGCAAGTGGAAGCCCCACCTGAATTCTACGAGGACAATGCCTTCACTCACCTGAGTGACATTAGACAATGCAGTAGACGAATCTTCAAGAAGCTGGTCTTTGATTTAATAAGAGACATTGTGAAAGAAGTCTATAGCTGGGAAAGCGAGAGGCCTTGTGCTCCATGGGAATGGTCCGCCTTTTCCCATAAAAGAAGAAAATCTCCACCTAAGTCCAAAGAGATGTTACAGGAAATGGTACAGAAGCAAGTAATCACTTTCTTTGGGTATACACCAAAGACATACAAAGAGAGAATTGAGATTCGATGGAGTCGTAAGAAAAGAGACTACGTAGATGAAATTCTCATGAAGGAATCCCGAGAGAGGGAATCTACATGGAATAATTACGATGAAGACGAGGTGATTGTGAAAAATGAGATTACGTTAGGAATACTTGATTCATTAATTGGTGAGACTGTGCAGATTGTTTCGAATATAAGAAAGgctaaacttaagaatgtgtatgaTTTGATAAATATTTTCTAG